One Anoplopoma fimbria isolate UVic2021 breed Golden Eagle Sablefish chromosome 2, Afim_UVic_2022, whole genome shotgun sequence DNA window includes the following coding sequences:
- the LOC129099911 gene encoding EGF-like repeat and discoidin I-like domain-containing protein 3 isoform X2 — MRRPGHALTAATTALTLLLCLCSVRGDYCKVNVCHNGGTCVTGIGDDPFICICVDGFGGDTCNLTETGPCSPNPCKNEGSCEIITPTRRGDVFNEYMCKCQPGFEGAHCQINVNDCANQPCKNGGICRDLEGDYTCQCPSPYVGKQCQLSCISLLGMEGGVIVGSQISASSLHYGILGLQRWGPELARLNNQGIVNAWTSAAHDRNPWIEINMQKKMRLTGIITQGASRMGTSEYIKAFKVASSFDGTAYITYRADGQRRDKVFIGNTDNDGTKTNIFDPPIVAQYIRIIPVVCRRACTLRMELVGCELNGCSEPLGMKSRLVSDGQLSASSTFRTWGIDTFTWHPQFARLDKQGKTNAWSPAHNNRSEWIQVDLEKTKRLTGIITQGAKDFGVVQFVSLFKVAYSNDGESWSMVKEENNGNDKLFQGNIDNNTHKKNLFEPPFYARYVRVVPWEWHERITLRMELLGCDD; from the exons ATGAGACGTCCTGGACATGCATTAACAGCTGCGACCACAGCTTTAACTCTTCTGCTTTGCCTGTGTTCAGTCAGAG GTGACTACTGTAAGGTGAATGTTTGCCATAACGGAGGAACATGTGTGACGGGGATAGGAGATGATCCGTTCATCTGCATCTGTGTGGATGGCTTCGGTGGAGACACCTGCAACCTGACAGAGACCG GACCCTGCAGTCCAAACCCCTGCAAGAATGAGGGCTCGTGCGAGATCATCACTCCAACCAGACGAGGAGACGTTTTCAACGAGTACATGTGCAAGTGTCAGCCAGGCTTCGAGGGAGCGCACTGCCAGATCA atgtgaaCGACTGTGCCAACCAGCCCTGTAAGAATGGAGGGATATGTCGAGATCTCGAGGGCGACTACACGTGCCAATGCCCCTCCCCGTATGTTGGAAAGCAGTGCCAGCTTA GTTGCATTTCTCTGctggggatggagggaggagtgaTCGTGGGGTCCCAGATTTCAGCTTCCTCTTTGCACTACGGGATTCTTGGTCTTCAGCGCTGGGGCCCGGAGCTGGCTCGACTCAACAACCAGGGCATCGTCAATGCCTGGACGTCCGCCGCCCACGACAGGAACCCCTGGATCGAG ATTAATATGCAGAAGAAGATGCGTCTGACGGGCATCATCACCCAGGGTGCCAGTCGCATGGGCACGTCTGAGTACATCAAGGCGTTCAAGGTGGCGAGCAGCTTCGATGGCACCGCTTATATCACTTACAGAGCGGATGGCCAACGGAGGGACAAG GTTTTCATTGGCAACACGGATAACGACGGCACAAAGACCAACATTTTTGACCCTCCTATCGTGGCCCAGTACATCCGCATCATCCCTGTGGTTTGCCGCAGGGCCTGCACGCTGCGGATGGAGCTGGTGGGCTGTGAACTCAATG GTTGCTCAGAGCCTCTCGGAATGAAGTCTCGCCTCGTCTCGGACGGCCAGCTTTCGGCCTCCAGCACTTTCCGCACGTGGGGCATCGATACCTTCACGTGGCATCCTCAGTTCGCCCGACTGGATAAGCAGGGAAAGACAAACGCCTGGTCTCCTGCACACAACAACCGCTCAGAGTGGATCCAG GTCGATCTAGAGAAGACAAAGCGCCTCACAGGCATCATCACTCAGGGGGCCAAGGACTTTGGGGTGGTGCAGTTTGTGTCACTGTTTAAAGTTGCTTACAGTAACGATGGAGAGTCGTGGAGTATGGTGAAGGAGGAGAACAACGGCAATGATAAG cttTTCCAGGGCAACATTGACAACAACACCCACAAGAAGAATCTATTCGAGCCTCCGTTCTACGCCCGCTACGTCCGCGTCGTCCCCTGGGAGTGGCACGAGCGCATCACTCTGCGCATGGAGCTGCTGGGCTGCGATGATTAG
- the LOC129099911 gene encoding EGF-like repeat and discoidin I-like domain-containing protein 3 isoform X1, protein MRRPGHALTAATTALTLLLCLCSVRGDYCKVNVCHNGGTCVTGIGDDPFICICVDGFGGDTCNLTETGPCSPNPCKNEGSCEIITPTRRGDVFNEYMCKCQPGFEGAHCQINVNDCANQPCKNGGICRDLEGDYTCQCPSPYVGKQCQLSCISLLGMEGGVIVGSQISASSLHYGILGLQRWGPELARLNNQGIVNAWTSAAHDRNPWIEINMQKKMRLTGIITQGASRMGTSEYIKAFKVASSFDGTAYITYRADGQRRDKVFIGNTDNDGTKTNIFDPPIVAQYIRIIPVVCRRACTLRMELVGCELNVYSNTAGCSEPLGMKSRLVSDGQLSASSTFRTWGIDTFTWHPQFARLDKQGKTNAWSPAHNNRSEWIQVDLEKTKRLTGIITQGAKDFGVVQFVSLFKVAYSNDGESWSMVKEENNGNDKLFQGNIDNNTHKKNLFEPPFYARYVRVVPWEWHERITLRMELLGCDD, encoded by the exons ATGAGACGTCCTGGACATGCATTAACAGCTGCGACCACAGCTTTAACTCTTCTGCTTTGCCTGTGTTCAGTCAGAG GTGACTACTGTAAGGTGAATGTTTGCCATAACGGAGGAACATGTGTGACGGGGATAGGAGATGATCCGTTCATCTGCATCTGTGTGGATGGCTTCGGTGGAGACACCTGCAACCTGACAGAGACCG GACCCTGCAGTCCAAACCCCTGCAAGAATGAGGGCTCGTGCGAGATCATCACTCCAACCAGACGAGGAGACGTTTTCAACGAGTACATGTGCAAGTGTCAGCCAGGCTTCGAGGGAGCGCACTGCCAGATCA atgtgaaCGACTGTGCCAACCAGCCCTGTAAGAATGGAGGGATATGTCGAGATCTCGAGGGCGACTACACGTGCCAATGCCCCTCCCCGTATGTTGGAAAGCAGTGCCAGCTTA GTTGCATTTCTCTGctggggatggagggaggagtgaTCGTGGGGTCCCAGATTTCAGCTTCCTCTTTGCACTACGGGATTCTTGGTCTTCAGCGCTGGGGCCCGGAGCTGGCTCGACTCAACAACCAGGGCATCGTCAATGCCTGGACGTCCGCCGCCCACGACAGGAACCCCTGGATCGAG ATTAATATGCAGAAGAAGATGCGTCTGACGGGCATCATCACCCAGGGTGCCAGTCGCATGGGCACGTCTGAGTACATCAAGGCGTTCAAGGTGGCGAGCAGCTTCGATGGCACCGCTTATATCACTTACAGAGCGGATGGCCAACGGAGGGACAAG GTTTTCATTGGCAACACGGATAACGACGGCACAAAGACCAACATTTTTGACCCTCCTATCGTGGCCCAGTACATCCGCATCATCCCTGTGGTTTGCCGCAGGGCCTGCACGCTGCGGATGGAGCTGGTGGGCTGTGAACTCAATG TTTATTCAAACACGGCAGGTTGCTCAGAGCCTCTCGGAATGAAGTCTCGCCTCGTCTCGGACGGCCAGCTTTCGGCCTCCAGCACTTTCCGCACGTGGGGCATCGATACCTTCACGTGGCATCCTCAGTTCGCCCGACTGGATAAGCAGGGAAAGACAAACGCCTGGTCTCCTGCACACAACAACCGCTCAGAGTGGATCCAG GTCGATCTAGAGAAGACAAAGCGCCTCACAGGCATCATCACTCAGGGGGCCAAGGACTTTGGGGTGGTGCAGTTTGTGTCACTGTTTAAAGTTGCTTACAGTAACGATGGAGAGTCGTGGAGTATGGTGAAGGAGGAGAACAACGGCAATGATAAG cttTTCCAGGGCAACATTGACAACAACACCCACAAGAAGAATCTATTCGAGCCTCCGTTCTACGCCCGCTACGTCCGCGTCGTCCCCTGGGAGTGGCACGAGCGCATCACTCTGCGCATGGAGCTGCTGGGCTGCGATGATTAG